From Roseburia hominis, the proteins below share one genomic window:
- a CDS encoding fibronectin type III domain-containing protein, with product MKKRIAYLLAAALVFSSVLPAYAADEKPPLVTENESGQDAGIEEETDGGADQKNTIKTSDEAKKQESEALVSDEEGKEPGHEDVQAISVSENEKEEKEVAKPVLEKNRVYIRMTTVRDLYLAEEFQAVLADEEGKKYEGTIILVEGKVDEGTSEGPRSAEAYFEVDPGNYTLTVSNPKYQTYSQKLEVEEDYDYTIDILNGKMIYSHEGKESHQGIIRLGDVNQDGHLNDQDADLIIQAIEDAAEGKGSPEDADYIYDLNDDGVVDMVDLQMLAQSIAEEREDYGAVPEKSISAKVLSVDVDIDKVKVTGDIQSILSDGAEGVKLESADAAQEISEQNPIEITIPVVGDKAVEMGGLVLAVNEANPITSGAIEVETEDGEKIEVPLPVLFARRAAFRRSATATPTARWENGTLVVDFKGQVAVKKVTIVITGVQNNNLAEISRVEFLNDMENRIPPPVLDIPQNVKTEVGNKRFVVSWDACNNITGYEIEISDGKTTETRHTVATSMEIMAFGHKELVNETTYTVRVQSVNGGWKSGYGDRIEARPFTTSKPPAPDNLNVVGEYRSIMASWKDMEDTDTYNLYYKKETDTEFTKIADIKAHSYEITGLEDSVTYEIYVTGVNRNGEGPKSLCSKATTINIMPVALPQYRLLNTSTGEGSLSAHIKSATISGSDVRSMIDSPLDGENKTSALGVFDNAYTSYYNIADWDDGCEYYAGNKGITVELDQESHVGYITLAQAIEKNNLSGAKVYADGKLVQGASVGRRTDAKGRAYYLIKFPSGGVKATRFQVCIKSYGRGLSIAEMRLHEYDSLEDDVLGLFSDDLHTTLRDDVKEGDFEELQKRLDTKQNEEFHLDQDTIQKELDNARTIFEQKNLEKAVTIHTNITAKKDGGKGFGGLNAWQPLGVSAYANENIVIYVGSNKGIPGNNTDLSLYATQYHSESGAFFKEVCRLKVGRNEVTIPGISNRDFEKGGSLYVAYVGNNQNDQYAVRVSGGVQIPTLDLYQVTDENERRVRIQAYVEELEETTAKLEAIHEEFHGKEAGPAVAYAYDEKNCISGATEIMLDQMMYSVSSKQILKGLGEGSLQAKADKLDESLKAMDQMMTLYYQHKGLNDQAAAQVDRLPSQHLNIRYHRMFAGAFMYASGNHIGIEWPEVAGLAGGKELVSENGRYISGQLFGWGIGHEIGHNINQGAYAVAEITNNYFAQLSTRGNETNDTARFQYPDVYKQVTSGSTGRPTDQRIALAMYWQLHLGYDRGYNYKIYEDYEEQLQNLFYARVDTYARTPSKAPTGNGEKALRLSGNIDQDFIRLASAAAERDLTDFFLHWGLVPNQETTDYISQFEAETRAIYYVNDESRVYEIEHGTGSTIKGQDVLTEMEAVVDSKVKNDVTIQLGHTADPDVVLGYEITRCITSGGKVEKQVIGFTTESEFTDHVASINNRVVTYEVAAVDHFMNRSAVKSLAPVKIEHEGDHDKSFWNVELTNIVPGKNESVDNTEEYPDEVITEDGRESMIDNDVKTVFRGTAEQSKEASIVLDFGRTLTVTGIRYRAGETDSIGDYTVLISQDKENWKEVASGNFESSQQGEAVYFQNGKDSWVYTQEAAFLKLVIKGTKAQEFTVAELDVLGPTGDNVDFRAEEDGKPIIGILKSDYTYDEKAGYKIPSGSLVFIGKYKGNPAYNTGLLYDENGNIVGGVSEEGYLIAEQIILADVPEEGELGETYDGTWIYWITPENLNMDQLPKKVRAELYRTDDAQANTGQRLVSDSMFYDMPGVLPEIEFMGQ from the coding sequence TGAGTGACGAAGAAGGAAAGGAACCTGGGCATGAAGATGTGCAGGCTATTTCCGTGTCTGAGAATGAAAAAGAGGAAAAAGAGGTGGCGAAACCGGTTTTGGAAAAGAACCGGGTATATATCCGTATGACTACGGTCCGCGACTTATATCTTGCCGAGGAGTTTCAGGCAGTACTGGCAGATGAGGAGGGTAAAAAGTATGAAGGTACGATTATCCTGGTGGAGGGTAAAGTAGATGAGGGAACTTCAGAGGGGCCGAGAAGTGCTGAAGCATATTTTGAAGTCGATCCCGGAAATTATACGTTGACGGTTTCCAATCCCAAGTACCAGACATATTCACAGAAACTGGAGGTAGAGGAGGATTACGATTACACCATCGATATTTTAAATGGGAAAATGATTTATTCCCACGAGGGAAAGGAATCGCATCAGGGAATAATCCGTTTGGGGGATGTCAATCAGGATGGACATTTGAACGACCAGGATGCGGACCTCATTATTCAGGCGATAGAGGATGCAGCGGAGGGAAAGGGTTCTCCGGAAGATGCAGATTACATTTATGATCTGAATGACGACGGTGTGGTCGATATGGTAGATCTTCAGATGCTGGCGCAGAGTATTGCCGAGGAGAGAGAAGATTATGGTGCTGTGCCTGAAAAGAGTATTTCTGCGAAAGTTTTGTCTGTAGATGTGGATATTGACAAAGTGAAGGTTACAGGGGATATTCAGAGTATTTTGTCAGATGGCGCAGAAGGTGTGAAATTGGAAAGCGCGGATGCAGCTCAGGAAATTTCCGAACAGAATCCGATTGAGATCACAATTCCGGTCGTGGGAGATAAAGCGGTAGAGATGGGCGGCCTTGTGCTGGCAGTGAACGAAGCAAATCCCATTACCAGTGGGGCTATTGAAGTCGAGACAGAGGATGGAGAGAAGATTGAAGTTCCACTTCCGGTGTTATTTGCAAGGCGAGCAGCGTTTCGGAGAAGTGCCACGGCCACGCCGACAGCAAGATGGGAAAACGGAACGTTGGTTGTCGATTTTAAGGGCCAGGTGGCAGTGAAGAAGGTCACAATCGTCATAACAGGAGTTCAGAACAATAATCTGGCAGAGATTTCCAGAGTAGAGTTTTTGAATGATATGGAAAACCGTATCCCGCCTCCGGTGCTGGATATTCCGCAGAATGTAAAAACAGAAGTGGGTAATAAACGTTTTGTTGTATCCTGGGATGCATGCAATAATATTACGGGATATGAAATAGAGATCTCTGACGGAAAAACGACGGAGACAAGACATACTGTGGCAACGTCTATGGAAATTATGGCATTCGGTCACAAGGAACTGGTCAACGAAACTACCTATACAGTGCGGGTACAATCCGTAAATGGAGGATGGAAAAGCGGTTATGGCGACCGAATAGAGGCAAGACCGTTTACAACTTCAAAACCGCCGGCACCGGATAATCTGAATGTGGTAGGAGAGTATCGTTCTATTATGGCAAGCTGGAAGGATATGGAGGATACAGATACATATAACCTTTACTATAAAAAGGAGACCGATACAGAATTTACTAAAATAGCAGATATCAAGGCGCATAGCTATGAGATCACAGGACTTGAGGATAGTGTGACCTATGAGATTTATGTAACTGGCGTCAATAGAAACGGTGAAGGACCAAAGTCTCTTTGCTCCAAGGCAACGACGATCAACATCATGCCGGTCGCATTGCCCCAGTACAGACTTTTGAACACCTCGACGGGAGAAGGAAGTCTCAGCGCGCATATCAAGAGTGCAACGATTTCAGGCTCCGATGTCAGAAGTATGATTGATAGTCCTTTGGATGGAGAGAATAAGACATCGGCCCTTGGGGTTTTTGATAATGCATATACCTCATATTATAATATAGCCGATTGGGATGACGGTTGTGAATATTATGCCGGGAATAAAGGAATCACAGTTGAACTGGATCAGGAAAGCCATGTAGGTTATATCACGCTGGCGCAGGCGATTGAGAAGAATAACCTTTCCGGCGCAAAAGTGTATGCAGATGGCAAACTGGTACAGGGTGCAAGTGTGGGCAGACGTACGGATGCAAAGGGACGGGCCTATTATTTGATCAAGTTCCCTTCTGGAGGCGTTAAGGCAACCAGGTTTCAGGTATGTATCAAGTCTTACGGAAGAGGACTTAGTATTGCAGAAATGCGTCTCCATGAATACGATTCCCTGGAAGATGATGTGCTGGGACTGTTTTCGGATGATCTGCATACCACTCTGCGGGATGACGTAAAAGAGGGCGATTTTGAGGAACTGCAGAAACGTCTGGATACAAAGCAGAACGAAGAGTTCCACCTGGATCAGGATACGATTCAGAAGGAACTGGATAATGCGAGAACGATTTTTGAACAGAAAAATCTGGAGAAGGCCGTAACGATTCATACGAATATCACGGCAAAGAAAGATGGCGGAAAGGGCTTTGGAGGTCTGAATGCATGGCAGCCCCTGGGAGTGTCTGCCTATGCGAATGAGAATATTGTTATATATGTGGGAAGCAATAAAGGTATTCCTGGAAATAATACGGATTTAAGCCTGTATGCAACGCAGTATCATTCAGAGTCCGGTGCGTTCTTCAAAGAAGTATGCCGTTTGAAGGTGGGAAGGAATGAGGTTACGATTCCGGGCATCTCTAACCGGGATTTTGAGAAGGGCGGTTCACTGTATGTGGCCTATGTCGGAAACAATCAGAATGACCAGTATGCGGTTCGCGTAAGCGGCGGTGTACAGATTCCTACTTTGGACCTCTATCAGGTTACGGATGAAAATGAGAGACGTGTAAGAATTCAGGCTTATGTGGAGGAACTGGAAGAGACGACTGCAAAGCTGGAAGCGATTCACGAGGAATTTCACGGGAAAGAGGCCGGTCCTGCTGTGGCATATGCATATGATGAAAAGAACTGCATTTCCGGTGCAACCGAGATCATGTTAGATCAGATGATGTATTCTGTTTCCTCGAAGCAGATATTGAAAGGACTTGGAGAGGGTAGTTTACAGGCTAAGGCTGATAAGCTGGATGAGTCTTTGAAGGCAATGGATCAGATGATGACATTGTACTATCAGCATAAAGGACTGAACGACCAGGCGGCGGCACAGGTGGACAGACTTCCGTCCCAGCATTTGAATATCCGGTATCATAGAATGTTTGCAGGTGCATTTATGTATGCATCAGGTAATCACATTGGAATTGAATGGCCGGAAGTTGCAGGACTTGCCGGAGGAAAAGAACTGGTGTCTGAGAATGGAAGATATATCAGCGGACAGTTATTTGGCTGGGGAATCGGACATGAGATCGGACATAATATCAATCAGGGTGCGTATGCGGTGGCGGAGATCACGAATAACTACTTCGCACAGCTTTCTACCCGCGGGAACGAGACGAATGATACGGCAAGATTCCAATATCCGGATGTTTATAAGCAGGTGACTTCAGGAAGTACAGGACGTCCGACGGACCAGAGAATAGCGCTTGCGATGTACTGGCAGCTTCATCTGGGGTATGACAGAGGGTATAATTATAAGATATACGAGGATTATGAGGAGCAGCTTCAGAATCTGTTCTATGCAAGGGTAGATACTTATGCAAGAACGCCCTCGAAAGCACCGACTGGAAACGGGGAGAAGGCTCTTCGTTTAAGCGGCAATATAGATCAGGATTTCATTCGCCTTGCAAGTGCGGCGGCTGAAAGAGATTTGACGGATTTCTTCCTGCACTGGGGATTGGTTCCGAATCAGGAGACAACAGATTATATCAGTCAGTTTGAAGCGGAGACAAGAGCGATTTATTATGTAAATGATGAGTCCCGCGTATATGAAATCGAACATGGTACAGGCAGCACAATCAAAGGTCAGGATGTTTTGACTGAGATGGAGGCCGTGGTAGACAGTAAAGTGAAGAATGATGTGACGATTCAGCTCGGCCATACTGCTGATCCGGATGTTGTGCTTGGATATGAGATTACCAGATGTATTACATCAGGCGGAAAAGTAGAAAAGCAGGTGATCGGATTTACGACAGAGAGTGAATTTACAGATCATGTGGCATCCATCAATAATCGTGTGGTTACATATGAAGTTGCGGCGGTCGATCATTTCATGAACCGCTCCGCGGTTAAGAGTCTGGCGCCGGTCAAGATAGAACATGAGGGCGACCATGATAAGTCCTTCTGGAATGTAGAGCTTACCAATATTGTTCCGGGCAAAAATGAGAGTGTGGACAACACGGAAGAATATCCGGATGAGGTGATTACAGAGGATGGACGGGAGAGTATGATCGATAACGATGTTAAGACCGTCTTTAGAGGTACGGCAGAGCAGAGCAAAGAAGCTTCTATTGTCCTTGATTTTGGGCGTACTCTGACTGTAACGGGAATCCGTTATCGTGCGGGAGAGACGGATAGCATTGGAGATTATACAGTCCTGATCAGTCAGGATAAAGAAAACTGGAAAGAGGTTGCATCCGGCAATTTTGAATCGTCCCAGCAGGGAGAGGCAGTATATTTCCAAAATGGCAAAGATTCATGGGTTTATACACAGGAGGCGGCTTTCCTGAAGCTTGTAATAAAAGGAACAAAAGCACAGGAATTTACAGTCGCAGAGCTGGATGTATTAGGCCCGACGGGAGATAATGTAGACTTCCGCGCAGAGGAGGATGGAAAGCCGATCATTGGTATTCTGAAAAGCGATTATACTTATGATGAAAAGGCTGGTTACAAGATTCCTTCTGGTTCCCTTGTATTTATTGGAAAGTATAAGGGCAATCCGGCATACAATACCGGACTTTTGTACGATGAGAATGGTAATATTGTAGGCGGTGTGAGCGAGGAAGGCTATCTGATAGCGGAGCAGATTATTCTGGCGGATGTGCCGGAGGAAGGTGAGCTTGGCGAGACCTATGATGGAACCTGGATTTACTGGATTACGCCGGAGAATCTGAATATGGATCAACTTCCGAAAAAGGTACGTGCAGAACTTTACCGTACTGATGATGCGCAGGCAAATACGGGACAAAGGCTGGTAAGTGACAGTATGTTTTATGATATGCCGGGAGTATTACCGGAAATCGAATTCATGGGCCAATAG
- the asd gene encoding aspartate-semialdehyde dehydrogenase encodes MQKKLRVGILGATGMVGQRFIALLENHPWFEVVTVAASARSAGKTYEEAVGDRWKMDTPMPKAVKKLIVHNVNEVEAVAETVDFVFSAVDMSKEEIRAIEEAYAKTETPVVSNNSAHRWTPDVPMVIPEVNPQHFDVIAYQKKRLGTTRGFVAVKPNCSIQSYAPVLTAWMEFQPTEVVATTYQAISGAGKTFKDWPEMVENIIPYIGGEEEKSEQEPLRLWGNIVNGQIVKAKEPVITTQCIRVPVLNGHTAAVFVNFATSPTKEQLIEKLVNFKGLPQELELPSAPKQFIQYLEEDNRPQVKLDVDYENGMGISIGRLREDTLFDWKFVGLSHNTVRGAAGGAVLCAETLTAKGYIQAK; translated from the coding sequence ATGCAGAAAAAGTTAAGAGTAGGAATTTTAGGTGCCACGGGAATGGTAGGACAGCGCTTTATCGCACTGCTGGAGAATCATCCGTGGTTTGAGGTAGTTACGGTCGCAGCCAGTGCGCGTTCCGCAGGGAAGACCTATGAGGAAGCAGTCGGAGACCGCTGGAAGATGGATACACCGATGCCGAAGGCGGTGAAGAAGCTGATTGTTCATAATGTCAACGAAGTGGAGGCAGTGGCCGAGACAGTTGATTTTGTATTTAGCGCAGTGGATATGAGCAAGGAGGAGATCCGTGCCATTGAGGAGGCTTATGCGAAGACAGAGACTCCGGTCGTATCCAATAACAGCGCACACCGCTGGACCCCGGATGTGCCGATGGTCATTCCAGAGGTGAATCCGCAGCATTTTGACGTGATCGCATACCAGAAAAAGCGTCTGGGCACGACCCGCGGCTTTGTGGCGGTAAAGCCAAACTGTTCCATTCAAAGTTACGCGCCGGTTTTGACAGCATGGATGGAGTTCCAGCCTACGGAAGTGGTTGCCACAACATATCAGGCAATCTCCGGAGCCGGAAAGACATTTAAGGACTGGCCGGAGATGGTGGAGAATATTATTCCGTATATCGGCGGGGAAGAGGAAAAGAGTGAGCAGGAGCCGTTGCGCCTGTGGGGGAACATTGTGAACGGACAGATCGTGAAAGCGAAAGAGCCGGTGATCACGACCCAGTGTATCCGTGTTCCGGTGCTGAACGGTCATACGGCTGCCGTATTCGTGAACTTTGCTACAAGTCCGACAAAGGAGCAGTTGATTGAAAAACTGGTGAACTTTAAAGGACTTCCTCAGGAGCTTGAGCTTCCGAGTGCGCCGAAGCAGTTCATTCAGTATTTGGAGGAAGATAACCGTCCGCAGGTAAAACTGGACGTAGACTATGAGAATGGAATGGGGATTTCTATCGGGCGTTTGCGCGAGGATACGCTCTTTGACTGGAAGTTTGTGGGACTGTCCCACAATACCGTGCGCGGTGCGGCCGGAGGCGCAGTGCTTTGTGCTGAGACGCTTACCGCAAAAGGTTATATCCAGGCAAAATAG
- a CDS encoding ABC transporter permease — MNELSQGQIRYLNRRRRHKRIVRVSRVGILLGFLFLWEFTANVGIIDSFIFSSPSRIALCFWGMVLDRSIFLHVGITLYETIISFVLVILFSLLAAILLWFSERLSEILDPYLVVLNSLPKSALAPLLIVWLGANKTTIIVAGMSVAIFGSILNLYASFMTVDPDKLTLIYTLHGNRFHALTKIVLPSSIPAIISTMKVNIGLCLVGVVIGEFIGGREGLGYMIIYGSQVFKLDWLLMSICILCLIAMGLYALIGRVEKWYLQRL, encoded by the coding sequence ATGAATGAACTCTCGCAAGGCCAGATACGCTACTTAAACCGGCGCAGGCGCCATAAACGCATCGTCCGCGTATCCCGCGTCGGAATCCTGCTTGGCTTCCTGTTTTTGTGGGAATTTACCGCAAATGTCGGCATCATTGATTCCTTTATTTTCAGCAGCCCCTCGCGGATCGCACTCTGTTTCTGGGGAATGGTCCTCGATCGGAGCATCTTTCTCCATGTGGGCATCACACTTTATGAGACCATCATAAGTTTTGTTTTAGTCATATTGTTCAGCCTTCTGGCGGCAATCCTTCTCTGGTTCAGCGAACGGCTGTCGGAGATTCTGGACCCCTATCTGGTGGTCTTAAACAGCCTTCCCAAATCTGCCCTGGCACCGCTTCTGATTGTATGGCTCGGCGCGAACAAGACCACGATCATCGTGGCCGGAATGTCCGTTGCGATTTTCGGCAGTATTCTAAATCTATATGCCAGCTTTATGACGGTCGATCCGGATAAACTTACCCTGATCTACACCCTTCATGGAAATCGTTTCCATGCACTGACGAAAATCGTGCTTCCCAGCAGTATCCCCGCCATCATCAGTACGATGAAGGTCAATATCGGACTGTGCCTGGTAGGGGTGGTAATCGGGGAGTTCATCGGAGGCCGAGAAGGGCTTGGATATATGATTATCTATGGAAGCCAGGTGTTCAAACTCGACTGGCTTCTCATGAGCATCTGCATTCTCTGCCTGATTGCCATGGGTCTCTATGCTCTGATCGGCAGAGTGGAAAAATGGTACCTGCAAAGGCTGTAA
- the argH gene encoding argininosuccinate lyase encodes MAQLWGGRFTKETDKLVYNFNASISFDKRFYEQDIKGSVAHVMMLCRQGILTEEEKREIIAGLDSILKDVQNGSLAITDEYEDIHSFVEANLIKRIGDAGKKLHTGRSRNDQVALDMKLYIRSEILSLEGLVVELLRELLYIMKKHTDTIMPGFTHMQKAQPITLAHHMGAYFEMFKRDHSRLKDIYKRMNTCPLGAGALAGTTYPLDRNYTAELLGFDGPALNSMDAVSDRDYLIELMSALSAIMMHLSRFSEEIIIWNSNEYQFIEIDDGYSTGSSIMPQKKNPDIAELVRGKTGRVYGALMSILTTMKGIPLAYNKDMQEDKELIFDAIDTAKGCLALFTGMMSTMKFKKSRMLASTRGGFANATDVADYLVNHGVPFRDAHAIVGHLVLTCIGKGISLDELPLNEYRAVSPVFEGDIYEAIRMETCVNKRNTIGAPGPEAMKKVIDSYTAYLAEC; translated from the coding sequence ATGGCACAGTTGTGGGGAGGACGTTTTACAAAAGAGACTGACAAATTGGTCTATAATTTTAATGCGTCCATTTCATTTGATAAACGATTTTATGAACAGGATATTAAGGGCAGTGTTGCCCACGTTATGATGCTTTGCAGACAGGGAATCCTGACGGAAGAAGAGAAAAGAGAGATTATCGCCGGTCTTGACAGTATTTTAAAAGATGTGCAGAACGGCTCCCTTGCGATTACAGATGAATATGAGGATATCCACAGCTTCGTGGAGGCGAATCTGATTAAACGGATCGGTGATGCGGGAAAGAAGCTCCATACCGGGCGCAGCCGGAATGATCAGGTGGCGCTGGATATGAAGTTATATATAAGAAGCGAGATTCTGTCACTGGAGGGTCTGGTGGTAGAGCTTTTGCGGGAGCTCCTTTATATCATGAAGAAGCATACGGATACGATCATGCCGGGATTTACGCATATGCAGAAGGCGCAGCCAATCACGCTGGCACATCATATGGGAGCGTATTTTGAGATGTTTAAGAGGGATCACTCGCGTTTGAAGGATATTTATAAAAGAATGAACACCTGTCCTTTGGGGGCGGGAGCTTTGGCTGGAACCACTTACCCTCTGGACCGGAATTATACGGCAGAGCTGCTGGGATTTGACGGACCGGCGCTCAACAGTATGGATGCGGTATCCGACAGGGATTATCTGATCGAGCTCATGAGTGCGCTTTCCGCGATTATGATGCATTTGAGCCGTTTCTCAGAAGAGATCATTATCTGGAATTCCAATGAATACCAGTTCATTGAGATCGATGACGGGTACAGTACCGGAAGCAGCATCATGCCGCAGAAGAAGAACCCGGATATTGCGGAACTGGTACGTGGAAAGACCGGGCGTGTATATGGAGCGCTGATGTCGATCCTCACGACGATGAAGGGCATTCCGCTCGCATATAATAAGGATATGCAGGAGGATAAGGAACTGATCTTCGACGCCATCGATACGGCAAAAGGCTGCCTTGCACTTTTTACCGGTATGATGTCTACCATGAAGTTCAAGAAATCCCGGATGCTTGCCAGTACCAGAGGTGGCTTTGCCAATGCGACAGATGTGGCGGATTATCTGGTCAATCACGGGGTACCGTTCCGCGATGCACATGCGATCGTGGGGCATTTGGTGCTGACCTGTATCGGCAAGGGGATTTCCCTTGATGAACTGCCGCTCAACGAATATCGGGCAGTATCTCCGGTATTTGAGGGAGATATCTACGAGGCGATCCGCATGGAGACATGTGTGAATAAGAGAAATACCATTGGCGCGCCGGGGCCGGAGGCTATGAAGAAGGTCATCGATAGCTATACGGCGTATCTGGCAGAGTGCTAG
- a CDS encoding ABC transporter ATP-binding protein, which yields MDYILELKNIYYAYHNMDGETKALENISFALKQGEFIAIVGPSGCGKSTLLHLIAGLHKPEKGLIKINGKYLPDSATNIGYMLQKDELLEWRSVYHNVLLGLEIQHMMTARTKEKAKDLLELYGLKQFADAKPSELSGGMRQRAALIRTLVLEPDILLLDEPFSALDYQTRLNVGDDIGQIIRREHKTALLVTHDLSEAISLADRILVLTDRPATIRQTVNITFQSPDMTPLERRNAPEFKTYFNLIWKELNPDE from the coding sequence ATGGACTATATACTGGAACTCAAAAACATTTACTATGCTTACCACAATATGGATGGCGAAACAAAGGCGCTTGAGAATATTTCATTCGCCTTGAAACAGGGAGAATTTATCGCGATCGTCGGCCCCTCCGGCTGCGGTAAATCAACACTGCTCCATCTGATTGCAGGTCTGCACAAGCCAGAAAAAGGACTGATCAAAATTAACGGAAAGTACCTTCCAGACAGCGCCACGAACATCGGCTATATGCTGCAAAAGGATGAATTGCTGGAATGGCGGAGCGTCTATCACAATGTTCTTTTGGGACTGGAGATCCAGCACATGATGACTGCAAGAACGAAAGAAAAAGCCAAAGACCTTCTGGAGCTCTACGGTCTAAAACAATTCGCGGACGCAAAGCCCTCTGAGCTTTCCGGCGGAATGCGCCAAAGGGCCGCTCTGATCCGCACTCTCGTGCTGGAGCCGGATATCCTTCTCCTCGATGAACCCTTTTCTGCGCTGGACTATCAGACCCGGCTCAACGTAGGCGATGATATCGGCCAGATCATACGGCGGGAACACAAAACTGCCCTCCTGGTCACCCACGATCTCTCAGAAGCCATCAGCCTCGCAGACCGGATCCTGGTCCTCACCGACCGCCCGGCCACGATACGCCAAACAGTAAATATTACCTTTCAATCTCCCGATATGACACCGCTTGAGCGGCGAAATGCACCGGAATTTAAAACCTATTTTAATCTGATATGGAAGGAGCTAAATCCCGATGAATGA
- a CDS encoding epoxyqueuosine reductase QueH: MNKKNYQREMEQIIKKEQEQGHVPTLLLHSCCAPCSSYVLEALAEYFQITVFYYNPNIFPAEEFEKRIREQERLIEQMPARYPISFLAGNYDSEKFYEMAKGLEEVPEGGERCFRCYELRLREAAGKAKRGGYDYFTTTLSISPLKNAQKLNEIGKSLEEEYGVRYLLSDFKKKNGYKRSTELSAKYGLYRQDYCGCIYSKLEREREKAAKEEVETDGTYTGRICK, translated from the coding sequence ATGAATAAAAAGAATTATCAACGAGAAATGGAGCAGATCATCAAAAAGGAGCAGGAACAGGGGCATGTTCCCACGCTGTTGCTTCACAGTTGCTGTGCACCGTGCAGTAGTTATGTGCTGGAAGCACTGGCAGAATATTTTCAAATCACGGTGTTTTATTATAATCCCAATATATTTCCGGCAGAGGAATTTGAAAAACGGATCAGGGAACAGGAGCGTCTGATCGAACAGATGCCGGCCAGGTATCCGATCTCCTTTCTGGCAGGGAATTATGACAGCGAGAAATTTTATGAGATGGCAAAAGGGCTGGAGGAAGTTCCGGAGGGCGGCGAACGGTGCTTCCGGTGTTATGAGCTTCGGCTGAGAGAAGCGGCCGGGAAGGCGAAAAGGGGCGGATATGATTATTTTACGACGACACTCAGCATCAGTCCGCTTAAGAACGCACAGAAACTGAATGAAATAGGTAAGTCTTTGGAAGAAGAATATGGGGTCCGGTATCTGCTTTCTGATTTCAAAAAGAAGAACGGGTATAAACGTTCTACGGAGCTGTCCGCCAAGTACGGCCTGTACCGACAGGATTACTGTGGCTGTATTTATTCCAAATTGGAGCGGGAGAGAGAAAAAGCAGCGAAGGAAGAGGTTGAAACAGATGGCACTTATACAGGCAGGATATGTAAATAG